The Chiloscyllium plagiosum isolate BGI_BamShark_2017 chromosome 3, ASM401019v2, whole genome shotgun sequence genomic interval ACTTTCGTCCTGCCGTTAATATTATAATTGCCGAGTTTCCCGTTGCAGTGCCTGATCAGATCGTCCATGCTGTTCATTAAGAGCCCGATCTGCATGCAGCCAGGCTCCTTCCCGTCCATCCAGGTGATCTGGTCGCCCCGGATGTCCTTCGAGGAGTCCCCTTTCTGGTTGACCACCTGGCCATCGGTGAACTGGCCGCTCCGATGCAGTTCCTTTACCTCCCTCAGCACACTGTCACCCATCTCCTCTCCCAGGAAGTTGTCCACCACGCAGATTCCGTGCTTGCTCATACACGGCACGATGTACTCCTGAACCAGTTTCTGGGAGCTGCCGCCGCTCAATCCGTGCTGGCCCCGGTGACTCCGGCAGCCGATGCCGGCCCCGGGTACCAGATGGGATGCAGTTGTCGCCTCTTCATTCTTCTCCGCCGGCTGTCCATTGACCGAAGCTGGCTTCGGCAGTGGCCGCGCCGGACGGTGGTTGCTGATCGCCGAAGCGTTTCGTGTGTCGTCGCCCTGTCGTCTCGCCGCCTCTTTACAGACTTGCTTGTGTTTCTTCCAGTCCATCTTCTGGTGCTCTTTACTGCAGTAGAACGATCTTTTGCAACCCCCGCAGAGCAGCAATTTCTCCATTTTGCCGCATAGGCCACAGCTCTGATCTTGTTCAACGGTCGGCGGCGGTGGCGGAGATTCAGGCGTCGGACTACTCTCGCTAGCCATGTCCGGGAGGGGAACAAGAGGGTGGGGGAAAAGAAGGAGGGAGTGAGGGTAACCTAGACAAATTCAGTACCGGTGGAGGGAGggaaggtggggaggggtgggaaggGGAAAAAGGATTAAGACGGAGATCGGAAAGAGATGGTAGAAAGAAGAGCAAACCTCCTCCGACAGTAATGAAACTGAGTTTCTTGCCTACGCTTGCGCGTGCACGGACGGCCAGCCGGGCTCGCGAATCTGGTCACTCATCCCCGCCCGCGAGCGGGATTCAAACTCGAGTCGCTCGGGTCTCGCGCATTCTCAGCGTCAACGAGACTTCCAGCAGGTGGGCGTGTGCTTGGTGGTTTAATTCAGGGTGGCGCGTGAGGCTCTTGGATTTTATTCCTCTCTTCCCCGGTTTACTGTCTAATGTTTGCACCAAAAACTCTTTGCGGGCTTCACGTTTGTTCGATATCGCGTCCTCACTTTCAGTTCCTCTCTCTTTATGGTACCTTACTCGGTTCGCCTCAGACATCCGACGGGTGGAGCTGTAGGCTTTCGTCACTTCTTTAAATATCCCAAATCGAAACCGCGCATTCCACTTCGGCATGGGCCATCGCGGTAGCGGGCGAGGAAGTTGGAAAGGCCAGCTAAATTCAGAAATCACAGCCACGCCACTGGCTGCTTGTTTATTCAGTGATTTCGTTTTCTTTTCCTGATCTCGCCTGGTCCCTCCATGTTTTTGAAATCCAATTTCCTGCCGTGCATCTAGCTCTCCTAACACCTCTGTGCTTAAAGGTTCAATTCGTCCGGAACCATATCTAATAGTGTGATTTCTGATTCTTGTTCAGTTGTCACCCATTAAAATCAGTGCTGctgttggttttttaaaaaaaaagctggaaagaGTTCACCGGCCAGGCAACTTTTTGTGGAAGAGCAAAACAGTCTCAAACCATAGACATTCATTAAAACCCTGACCAAAGGCCACCGATGAAACGTTACTATCCTGAAAATATCCCGCCCTCCACTCTAGCATAGAGCCttgt includes:
- the egln1a gene encoding prolyl hydroxylase EGLN3 isoform X2 yields the protein MASESSPTPESPPPPPTVEQDQSCGLCGKMEKLLLCGGCKRSFYCSKEHQKMDWKKHKQVCKEAARRQGDDTRNASAISNHRPARPLPKPASVNGQPAEKNEEATTASHLVPGAGIGCRSHRGQHGLSGGSSQKLVQEYIVPCMSKHGICVVDNFLGEEMGDSVLREVKELHRSGQFTDGQVVNQKGDSSKDIRGDQITWMDGKEPGCMQIGLLMNSMDDLIRHCNGKLGNYNINGRTKAMVACYPGNGTGYVRHVDNPNGDGRCVTCIYYLNKNWDAQISPALNRFKNADGSLPLSLRRKRSWKECHTVSIYIENLNLVNGGLLRIFPEGKLQFADIEPKFDRLLFFWSDRRNPHEVQPAYATRYAITVWYFDADERTRAKDKYSTVLLNPQLTDSDVQH
- the egln1a gene encoding prolyl hydroxylase EGLN3 isoform X1, which gives rise to MASESSPTPESPPPPPTVEQDQSCGLCGKMEKLLLCGGCKRSFYCSKEHQKMDWKKHKQVCKEAARRQGDDTRNASAISNHRPARPLPKPASVNGQPAEKNEEATTASHLVPGAGIGCRSHRGQHGLSGGSSQKLVQEYIVPCMSKHGICVVDNFLGEEMGDSVLREVKELHRSGQFTDGQVVNQKGDSSKDIRGDQITWMDGKEPGCMQIGLLMNSMDDLIRHCNGKLGNYNINGRTKAMVACYPGNGTGYVRHVDNPNGDGRCVTCIYYLNKNWDAQISPALNRFKNADGSLPLSLRRKRSWKECHTVSIYIENLNLVNGGLLRIFPEGKLQFADIEPKFDRLLFFWSDRRNPHEVQPAYATRYAITVWYFDADERTRAKDKYSTGEKGVKVELNKPSEHSSKEA
- the egln1a gene encoding egl nine homolog 1 isoform X4, translated to MASESSPTPESPPPPPTVEQDQSCGLCGKMEKLLLCGGCKRSFYCSKEHQKMDWKKHKQVCKEAARRQGDDTRNASAISNHRPARPLPKPASVNGQPAEKNEEATTASHLVPGAGIGCRSHRGQHGLSGGSSQKLVQEYIVPCMSKHGICVVDNFLGEEMGDSVLREVKELHRSGQFTDGQVVNQKGDSSKDIRGDQITWMDGKEPGCMQIGLLMNSMDDLIRHCNGKLGNYNINGRTKVNGGLLRIFPEGKLQFADIEPKFDRLLFFWSDRRNPHEVQPAYATRYAITVWYFDADERTRAKDKYSTGEKGVKVELNKPSEHSSKEA
- the egln1a gene encoding prolyl hydroxylase EGLN3 isoform X3, whose protein sequence is MASESSPTPESPPPPPTVEQDQSCGLCGKMEKLLLCGGCKRSFYCSKEHQKMDWKKHKQVCKEAARRQGDDTRNASAISNHRPARPLPKPASVNGQPAEKNEEATTASHLVPGAGIGCRSHRGQHGLSGGSSQKLVQEYIVPCMSKHGICVVDNFLGEEMGDSVLREVKELHRSGQFTDGQVVNQKGDSSKDIRGDQITWMDGKEPGCMQIGLLMNSMDDLIRHCNGKLGNYNINGRTKAMVACYPGNGTGYVRHVDNPNGDGRCVTCIYYLNKNWDAQVNGGLLRIFPEGKLQFADIEPKFDRLLFFWSDRRNPHEVQPAYATRYAITVWYFDADERTRAKDKYSTGEKGVKVELNKPSEHSSKEA